Within the Balneolales bacterium ANBcel1 genome, the region TAAGTAACTGCGTGAAATCAAACCCGTGGCAGAAACACTCGATCTTAAGGTGGTGATCACGTATTTTCCATACCTGACTTTCCCCAATACCTGACCGATGAAACGCATCATTATTGACATAGAGATAAAAAACGTGATCGAAATCGTCAAGAAACGCAAGGGGCGCATGGCCGCGTTTCTCGCAAAATATTTTGTGCGGGAGGAGGCGATTCACGACGAGGTGGAAGCGCGGGTTGTCGGAGAGATCCAGAAAACCCTGGAAAAAAACATCGGAATCAGGCTTCACGAGGAGGGAATCAAGGCGCGGGTAACCATCCGCAAGGAAAACCCCTGAGGGGCTTGCCAGCCGGCAAAGGCGGTATTCTCCGGCTTCCGACGTGCCGCCATTTGTGCGATAAGTTCCCCCCGTAATCACCCCCCGCAGTACAGTGATTATCCGGCAGCCACAGGATCACTGTAACCGGTGGAAGAAGCCGTAACCGTATCAGCGTATTGTGCCGTCCCCTTTCACGTAGCGATCGAACCAGTCGACGACCCGCTCCATGAAGTCGATACGGTGCGCCCGTTCGACGAGGCCATGTGGCTGTCTGGGATACATCACCAGTCCTGTTGGAATGTCGTTAAGCCGCAGGAACTGATGCAGCTGGATGGACTGCTCGGGATGGACGCGGTCATCTGCCATTCCGTGCGCTACCAGAATGGGCGTATTGGCGTTTTGCAGGTGCGCGATGGGAGAACGGTCCCAGTTGAGGCCATGATTCTCAAACCACCATAGGTCCCAGTGGGTAATGGACATTTCGTGCGGGATGTCGGTGGTTCCCATGAACGAGATCCAGTTGGAGAGGCCGGCAAAAGTGATTGCCGCCGCAAAGCGATCGGAGTATCTGGTTCCGGCCCAGGCCGAGAAGTAGCCACCGTAGGAGGTACCGGAAATGCCTACCTTCCTCGGATTAACCACCCCATCGTAGGCCAGGTGGTCGATTCCGCGAATCACATCCTCGAACTCCTTGCCGCCGAGGTCGCGGTGATTGGCCATGGTGAATGCCGACCCGCGGCCCCCGCTGCCGCGATAATTGGGTTTGAGCACCACATATCCGTGAGAGGCGAGCACTTGCGCCGGGTACAGCGGACGTGTATTCCATCCGTCCAGGCTCACTCCTTCCGGTCCGCCGTGAGGCAGAATGGCCAGCGGATAGCTCTCTCCATCCTCGTAACCCACCGGGTAGGTGAGCACACCTTCAATCAGCAGGCCGTCGGGACCTTCCCAGGTGATCGTTTCCTGCCGTCCCAGCGTGAGGTTGTCCAGAAACGAATTGTGCCGGGTGAGGCGCTCCCAGCCGGTGCCATCAAGAGTGTGGAGATACACCTCTGACGGATGATCGCGCCGGTGTACTGATGCGGCAAATGTTTCTCCGGAACTGTCGAAGCTAACGGATCGGAACACCTCCAGGCCATCGCCGGCCAGAAGCACCGCATGCCCTCCTGACGCCGGAATCTCACGCAACGTGGTGCGTGTCCCTTCCACGGCAACAAAACGGAGAGTAACATCGTCTTTCCAGGCGAGCCATTCAATTGTTCCTTCGTAGTTTTCCGGGGTTATGTCTATCGGCGTGTAATCGCCGACATCCAGCACGTAAAGTCTCTGCGGGAGGGGATCGTTTAACGCTTTCGCTGCCAGAAAGGCGAATTGCCGGCCGTTTGGTGACCAGCGCAGGGGTCCGACTTTACCCTGGCTTTCGGCCAGCATATCCAGTGAACCATCCTCCCGGTCCAAAACGAGGATTTCGCTGAACATCATCTCATCGTCAATACCCGTTCCATGCGTGGTGCGCACCGCCAGATGCCGCCGGTCCGGTGCCCATTCAAAATCCCAGACGGTCATGTTGTCCGGCGTAGCGGCCTGGGCCTCTCCATTTTCCTGAATCCAGAGCCGCACGTGGCGCTCGTCCTCTCCATAGACATCCATATCAAAGCCCTGTTCGCGCCGCTCCCTCACTTCCCGGGGCCAGGGACTTCTCATGGTGTAGGCCAGAATCGACGGGTCATCCGAAAAGGAGTACGCCATGACCCCTTCCGGAGCGCTGGTGTGCTTTTGAAGGCCTCCGTCAACGATATCCAGGGAATAGACCTGTGGACGATCGTGATGGTCCGTGTCGGTCATGCGGAATGCAATGCGCCGGCTGTCGGGCACCCAGGAAACGGAGGATACGCTTTGTGGCGCGGCGATAAGCTGGCCGGATTCGCCGGTCCGGATATCCAGAACATGCAGCTCCTGGTAGTCGCCACCGATCTCATCCTCCGCCGAACGGGGCTTTCGGAGGGTATAGACGACATGGTTCCCCTGGTCATGCATCAGTACCTGTCCCACATGCTCAAGGGAAGCTACTTCCTCCGGTGTGATCTGCGCACGGGATTCTCCGGCAGTTGCGGCGAATAACAGGAAAGCCAGGACGATGGTGAAGCGGGTGGGGTATGATCGGGTCATGGTGATGGGTTGTAAGGTGTCGGTTGATGCCGGACAGATACCGCATCCGGTTATCCTGCTGATACATGCATGTATCCGGCCTCATAGCCGGCCGGAGTGGGGGCTTCAGGGCCGGTACTCCTCACGCAATTTGTCTCGGAACAATGATTTGAACTTGTCGATCTTGGGACGAATCACCACCTGGCAGTATCCCTGGTCGGGATTGTTTGCAAAAAAGTTCTGGTGATAGTCTTCGGCCTGGTAAAACGCGTCAAACGGCGTGATTTCGGTGACGATCGGATCATCGAAAATATCCGATTCATCCAGCTTGCCCTTGTAGTATTCGGCCCGTTCACGCTGATGGTCGTTGTGATAGAAGACCACGGAGCGGTACTGCGGTCCCACGTCGGCACCCTGGCGGTTCAATGTAGTAGGGTCGTGGGTGCGCCAGAAAATCTCCAGCAGCGCATCGTAACTGACCAGCTCGGGGTTGTAGGTAATCTGAACGGCTTCCGCGTGACCGGTTTCTCCGGTTTTCACGACCCGATAGGAAGCTTCGTCCTTTCTTCCGCCGGAATAGCCGGAGACTACCGAGGTCACACCATCGACACGGCTGAATATCGCTTCCACGCACCAGAAGCAGCCCGCGCCGAATGTGGCTTTTTGCTCATTTGCCATTATTGCATCTGTTGAGGTAATACGGGCACCGGCAATATCGGCGAAAAACAAGGCCGTCAAAAGTACCAGTGCCACTGTAAGTTGTTTGATGATTGCTTTCATGAAGAAATCGCAAGCCGGGCAAACCAGCCTATCAGGCCTGGGGGGGCTCCTCTTGTCCCTCGCCCGGCGAACCGAACCGGAACTGATTGGAGAACGAGGTCTTCAGCTCTTCGAGGTCATCCTGGCTGACCAGCTCGTTCATCTCCTTGACGCCCACTTTCTGAATCAGATTGAAAATCATGCGGTTGAAAATCATCTGATGGGCCATGGATGTGATCTGCATGAGCTGTTCCTGGCCGATCTGCTGATTGGACAGTTGCAGTTTGTTCATAATCGGTTCCAGAACCGTATGCGCCATTTTGGCCAGCTGCTTTTCCAGTTCCTGTGCCTGTTCGTTTTTCTTGCTTGTTATCTCTTTTCCGTCCTGATCTACTAACTTCATGTAATTAACTGTTTATTTGTGATTTACTATTAGGCTACCGGAAGCGGCCAAAACAGGAACCAGCCCACAGTTCCCTGCCGGCAACACTCATTCGAAACGAAATTCATGAGGCGGCTCGGCATCCAGCAGATGACGTACAAAAAAGTCCCAGGTTCGCCGGACCATATATCTTTCGTTGGCAAACCCGTGATCTCTGTTGGGCATAACAATCAAATCGAAATCTTTGTTCTCTTCTATCAGTTCATTGATAAAAAGGAGCGTCATGTTGGGATGGACGTTATTGTCCATGGTTCCGTACGAAAGCAGCAGCCTGTCTTCCAGCTGGTCCGCTTTCGTCCAGATCGCCTGCGTGGCAAACGTGTCATCCCCGTTATTTATGATCCGCTGGCCCTGATATTTTTCTCCCCAGTAGTAGGTGTAGCCGCGGTTGTCCAGGTTTCCGGCACTGGCCACGCCCGCCTTGAACACGCCGGGGTGGTCCAGCAGGGCGCTCACTGTGGCGTATCCGCCTCCGGAGTGGCCATAGATCCCTGCCCGGCTGTCATCCAGCCAGTCGTAGCGTTCCGCAAGCTGCCGGATGGCGGCGATCTGATCCGGAATGCCGTTATCGCTCATATCGCCATACCAGGCGGTGTGAAATGATTTTGAGCGCAGCGGCGTACCGAGGGCATCCAGCTGGATGACCACGAAGCCGAGTTCGGCAAGGGCGTGCACCTGCCCACGACGGGCCGCCGCAAAACTGCGCGTGCCGACGCTGCCGACCTGCGGACCCGGATAAATATTGATGACAACCGGATAGCGATTCGCCGGGTCGAATCCGGACGGTTTGTACATTACACCATGGAGATCGGTTTCTCCGTCCCGGGCCAGGGTCACAAAGGGCTCGGGAAGAGTCCAGGGGGATTCAAGCAATCCGGTGATATCGGCTTCGGCAACCGTCATTACCACGGCTCCGGTTCCGTCACGGACCACCGTAACCGATGGCTCACGGAACGAGGAGTACTCATCCACAAAAAACCTGCCTGAGGGCGATACGGAAATGTCATGGTTGGCCGGCTCCGGTGTTAACAGCACAGGCTCGGCCGTCTGAACGGCTGGAGGCTCCACGTTATCTCCCTGCTGAGGATGGCGGCCTTCGGTGGCGGCATCATCCGCCCGATACGATCCGATATTCACCCTGTAAAGATGCGCAAGGTAAGGGTCGCGGCCCTCTTCCCTGCCGGCGGCGGTAAAGTAGATATCGCCGGAAGCCTCATCCACAACCAGCACATCGACCACATTCCAGGCGCCTTTGGTAATCCGGGCAACCTGACTCCCGTCCCCGAGCCGGTGGAGATAGAGATGGCCCCATTCGTCGCGGCGGCTGAACCAGATGACCTCTTCGCGGTCAAACAGCACACGCCAGTTCGGGGCGCCCCGTGAAGTCAGATTCGACTCGAAAAAGGTCTCCGCCTCTTCGCTTAAGACATGGCGGACATCCCCGGTCCGGGTATCGGCGATGTAGAGGTCAACGCGCCGGTAGTCGCGCGAGGTGTTCACGAATGCCATTTGGGAGGCGTCTTCACTCCAGGCGATGTCGGCCCACTGCCCGTCGCGTTCCAGGCCGCAGCAGTTGGAGGTGCGCTGATGCGCGGGCTTGCTGTCGATCCAGATTTTGGTACGGCTCTCCACATCCAGGATAACCCGTTCGTGCATCGGCACGATGGTGTCGCCGGGCAGCGCATAGGGCCAGGATTCGAGTACAGGCCGATCCTGCGCCGTCTCCAGCAGGTGCATCTCTGCCACGTCGCGTTCGTCGAGCCGGTAGGTGGCAATTTTCCGGGAGTCGGGCGACCAGTTCAGCACGGGACGTTCCGAATGAAACCATCCCTGGGAATTGGTGCCGAATCCATAGCGATATTCTCCGGCGGTAGTCAGCGCGAATTCCTCGCCAGTCTCCATGTCGCGTATCCAGAGGTTGTGATCGCGGATAAAAGCTGCCAGCCGTTCATCGGGGGAGAGTACACTGTTTTCGGGCTGTGATTCGCGCTCCGACTCCCGGCACCGGTAGTTGTCAAGGTCGCACTCCCAGTGTGTGCTGTTCGCCTCGAAGAGGATGGCGGACTCATCCCGTATGTAGCGGAAGGTGCGAAAAGGGAGGTCACCTGACTCGATTTCCTCATCGGCCTCGAGGAGTTCAGTGAGGGATTCGGCCAGTCGCTCGTGGTCGAATGCTGGTACCTGGTCACCGGATGCCGGATCAACAAGGAAAAAGCGGTGGCTGTTCGTGTCGGTACGGGTGCGGTACCAGAAGCGGTCGTCGTCTATCCACTGCGGAGAGATGCCACTGAAATACACTTTGGGAGCAGCATTCCAGCTCAACAGCTCTTCCGCACGACGATAGTCCTCTTCGGTAACGGACGATGCCGGCGACGGCCTGTCGGCAGCGGCCTGATGCGCCGTGGAGCAGGCCGAAAATGATAACAGGGAGATCATCACCCCGAGAAACCCCAGCTTTCCAGCGGCGATTTGTTTTGGTATGGCCGGCAAAACGCGACTGTTCAGCCGATGCGGGAAGTTCGTCTCAATATCGGTGGATCGCGACGCGGCCGGTGAGATACGGCACAGCTGTCCGGCAGTCCGGTGTTTCACAAATATCCGGCAAAACGGAATCAATCCGGTCATGGCAGTGGTATTTGGGTTATCAGGAAAAATGGGAGCAAGAGTTTCTGTCAGGGCCGGTTCGGCGGCAGGTGAATAAGCGGATCGGGCATGGCGTACTTATAGAGCATTCGCTGTTCGTCGCTCACCGTGTAGATGGCGTTATGCTGTCTGAGCACCGAGATCCCCTCCAGGTCACGGTTTCCGGCCGGTGCGGCAAACGCGGCCAGTGGCCGGCCGGTGGTATCAAGAATAAAAACGGCGCGGGCCTGGTCGCTTGCCATCCAGAGCAGGCCGGTTTCGCTGTCATAAAACAGTCCGGACAGATCGACCCCATCGCTCTCCGGATCCGCCCCGAAATCGACCGGTCTGTACTGAAGGTTGCGGGCCTCACCGTCGCCGGTCAGCTCCAGCTCGATAAAAACTCTGGGATTTTGCTTGTTTACGAGGTAGATGGTACCCGTGGAGGGGTTGACGGAGATGCCTTCGAGTCCGTCGTTGACTCTTTGCTGCTCCACCTCCACATCAAACCGTTGCAGTTCGGTACCGTCGGTCGCATACTGCACCACCTGCCTGAGGCGCTCTTCGGCGACATACAGGGTCAGGTCTCCGGGATGCTGACTGATGCCCTCCATATCGTGACCGTTCACCCGCAACTCTTCCAAAATTTGGCCGGTTTGATCCAGCCGGTAGATGCTTCCTCCGGGATCGTCGCTCACCGACCAGAAGCCGTCTCCGTCATAATCCGGACTCAACCCGGAAGGATCGCTTAACGCCAGCGAATGGTGAGACTGTAATTCGAGACGTTCGAGCAGATTCCTGTTTCCGGGAGTGGGTTGGGTCATGGGAACAAGAAACCCCTTGTGCTCTGCGCGAAATGCGGCACGCCCCATGGATATTTGCGGATGGACATCCAGCTTGTGGTAGGATACCGTATCAATTTGCGGGGTATTGGCGGATGCGGGTCCGTAGAGGCCGATTTGGGCCCCTTCTTCCGGGAGCTGAAAGCGGGTGTGAACCGCTGATTCGCCAGAAGATTCACCGCTGGTCCAGATCAGCAGAAATCCGTCCGGCGGGATGGCGGTCTGATCCGGAATGGTGTCGATACGGTCTGAATAGACACCGCACTCCACACCGGCGATGATCCATCCGCTGACATCCACCTCTTCAAACTCCCGGTTGTGCAATTCAATCCATCCGCTGTACCCGTCGTAATCAGGATCGGCGATAATTCCGTCCTGAACGACCATAAATTCACTGATAACGACATCGCTGAATTCAAAACCGGAGTTGTCGCCGGGCTGCCCTCCACACTCAATGACGACACCGTCTTCATCCGGGTCATCGGAAACGGGATCGGAGCAGGCCAGGTGCGTGAAACCAAAAGTGAGTATAATCAGCAGAAAACGAAACAAGGTAGCGGGTGTGGATTCCAACAGAGAAGTAATTGCAGGACAGGATATATTTTTGAACATCAGATTGGTGATACCGGCTCTTTTCCCGAGGCTGCAGGAAAATGGCACAATAGGTAAAACTGCGAAACCCCTCTTTTAAAAGCAATTGAAATTGTAACTTGACAAGTTGCCCGACTGTTGATTACATTTTAACGACACTTACTAAGTAAAATGTCTACAGACAGTTACAGCATGCCCAAGACGAATTATCTGCCGATTACCATGTGTACCATGTGTTGCACACCCTCCGGAGGTAGTGGGTAGATATCAGCTGTAACCATGTCGTGACAGACATTTCTGATGTAAAGCCCGCTGCCATCCGGTTGCGGGCTTTTTTTTTGCCTGTCAGCGGATCCTTGCCGCAAAACCCCATCCACAAAACTGACACCGTAACTTTCTTCATTCGATTTCCCGAATCAATCGCACGCACATGCCGATCCAAACCAGCACAACCGAAACCAACCGGAATGGCCGCAGAGCCAACAACGAACCCGAGTCATCCGGGACCGATAACCGCCATGGTGAGCCACCGACCGTATCCGGCAGAACAGCCGGCGACAACGGCAAGATGAGGTCCGGGCATATCCCCGGACGGGTTGCCATTGTCGGTGCCGGTCCGGGCGACCCCGAGCTGATTACCCTGAAAGCGGTGAGATTGCTGCGATCGGCCGATGTCGTTTTGTATGACCGTCTTTGCAACCCTGACCTTCTGCATTTTACCAGGCCCGGCACCCGGAAGATATGCGTCGGCAAGCAGTGTGGAAAACCTTCCATCAGTCAGGCCGATATCAACCGGCTGTTGATTTCCCATGCGCGAAACGGTGGCATGGTGGTCCGGCTAAAGGGCGGCGACCCGTTTATTTTCGGGCGGGGCGGTGAGGAGTGCATGGAACTGGCACAGCACGGCATTCCATTTGAAGTTGTGCCCGGCATCAGCAGTATTTCGGCTGTGCCGGCCTATGCGGGAATACCGTTGACCATGCGCAATCAGGCAACCGGATTTACGGTCATCAGCGGACACCTGCACGACGGCAGTGATTCCTACGACTGGCGAGCTCTGGCCGGTATCTCCACCCTGGTGATCCTGATGGGGCTGAAAAACCTGCACCGTATCATTGAAGAGCTGATCCGGAACGGCAAGCCGGCCGACACTCCCATTGCGCTCATCCGTTGGGGAACCACCGTGGAACAGCAGGTGATCACCGGGACCCTGGCGGACATCCCGGCTAAAACCGGGGGAGTCACATCCCCCGTCACCATCGTTATCGGCGAGGTGGTGCAGCATACTCGCGAGCTGGCATGGTTTCAGCCGGAGCGCGCGCACACACGCACTGTCCGGCAGCTAAGCTGACCGGCAAAGAAAACCGCCCGTTTCCGTTGATCCCGGGCAACAGCCAATACCATATTATGAGCGATTATCACCATAAGCATACACGTTTGAACGAAAAAGAACGTCCGCAGGCAGGGGCACAACCGGAAAGCGGCAGCATGAGCGGCCACAGCAGGCCTTCCGGGCGTACAGATTCACAGGCCTCCCGCATATCGGATGAAGAGATCCGCCGCCTGAATACGAGATTCCGGGATGCCGGTCCGGAGCAAATTCTGCAATGGACCGTTGCCCGTTACGGCGATGATGCCGTGCTCTCTACCGGGTTCGGGGCGTCAGGAATCGTGCTTATGCACCAGCTTTCACTGGTGAAGCCGGGAGCCGCAGCGTTTTACCTGGATACCGACCTTCTGTTCGGTGAAACCTATGAACTGATTGACCGAATTCGCGAACGAATGGAGTTGAATCTGGTGCGGGTGCGGCCGGAACTATCGCTGGATGAACAGGCGGAACAATACGGCGACCGGTTGTGGGAAACGCGTCCCGACCAATGCTGCCACATCCGGAAAGTGCTGCCGCTGCAACGCTTTCTGTCGGATAAACGGGCCTGGATCACCGGCATCCGCAGAGATCAATCCGAGACCCGCAAACACACCGAACTGTTTGCATACGATCAGCGGCTGGATATCCTGAAAATAAACCCGCTGGCGTCGTGGCCGGAAGAAGACGTTTGGAGCTACATCCGCATCAACGATTTGCCTTACAATGAATTACATGACAAGGGATATCCCAGTATCGGCTGTTGGCCCTGCACAAATCCGGTAAGCGAAGGCGAAGACCTGCGCGCGGGACGCTGGTCGGGAACCGGGAAAACAGAATGCGGCATTCACATGAAATAATCATGACCGATTTAAATTATATGAACTACCTCACTAAAAGAATCCGAATCAAATAAACCAAATGAAAGATTTGCCAGAAACAGAGAACGGCGAT harbors:
- a CDS encoding DPP IV N-terminal domain-containing protein, which gives rise to MTGLIPFCRIFVKHRTAGQLCRISPAASRSTDIETNFPHRLNSRVLPAIPKQIAAGKLGFLGVMISLLSFSACSTAHQAAADRPSPASSVTEEDYRRAEELLSWNAAPKVYFSGISPQWIDDDRFWYRTRTDTNSHRFFLVDPASGDQVPAFDHERLAESLTELLEADEEIESGDLPFRTFRYIRDESAILFEANSTHWECDLDNYRCRESERESQPENSVLSPDERLAAFIRDHNLWIRDMETGEEFALTTAGEYRYGFGTNSQGWFHSERPVLNWSPDSRKIATYRLDERDVAEMHLLETAQDRPVLESWPYALPGDTIVPMHERVILDVESRTKIWIDSKPAHQRTSNCCGLERDGQWADIAWSEDASQMAFVNTSRDYRRVDLYIADTRTGDVRHVLSEEAETFFESNLTSRGAPNWRVLFDREEVIWFSRRDEWGHLYLHRLGDGSQVARITKGAWNVVDVLVVDEASGDIYFTAAGREEGRDPYLAHLYRVNIGSYRADDAATEGRHPQQGDNVEPPAVQTAEPVLLTPEPANHDISVSPSGRFFVDEYSSFREPSVTVVRDGTGAVVMTVAEADITGLLESPWTLPEPFVTLARDGETDLHGVMYKPSGFDPANRYPVVINIYPGPQVGSVGTRSFAAARRGQVHALAELGFVVIQLDALGTPLRSKSFHTAWYGDMSDNGIPDQIAAIRQLAERYDWLDDSRAGIYGHSGGGYATVSALLDHPGVFKAGVASAGNLDNRGYTYYWGEKYQGQRIINNGDDTFATQAIWTKADQLEDRLLLSYGTMDNNVHPNMTLLFINELIEENKDFDLIVMPNRDHGFANERYMVRRTWDFFVRHLLDAEPPHEFRFE
- a CDS encoding phosphoadenylyl-sulfate reductase; the protein is MNEKERPQAGAQPESGSMSGHSRPSGRTDSQASRISDEEIRRLNTRFRDAGPEQILQWTVARYGDDAVLSTGFGASGIVLMHQLSLVKPGAAAFYLDTDLLFGETYELIDRIRERMELNLVRVRPELSLDEQAEQYGDRLWETRPDQCCHIRKVLPLQRFLSDKRAWITGIRRDQSETRKHTELFAYDQRLDILKINPLASWPEEDVWSYIRINDLPYNELHDKGYPSIGCWPCTNPVSEGEDLRAGRWSGTGKTECGIHMK
- a CDS encoding SdiA-regulated domain-containing protein; amino-acid sequence: MFRFLLIILTFGFTHLACSDPVSDDPDEDGVVIECGGQPGDNSGFEFSDVVISEFMVVQDGIIADPDYDGYSGWIELHNREFEEVDVSGWIIAGVECGVYSDRIDTIPDQTAIPPDGFLLIWTSGESSGESAVHTRFQLPEEGAQIGLYGPASANTPQIDTVSYHKLDVHPQISMGRAAFRAEHKGFLVPMTQPTPGNRNLLERLELQSHHSLALSDPSGLSPDYDGDGFWSVSDDPGGSIYRLDQTGQILEELRVNGHDMEGISQHPGDLTLYVAEERLRQVVQYATDGTELQRFDVEVEQQRVNDGLEGISVNPSTGTIYLVNKQNPRVFIELELTGDGEARNLQYRPVDFGADPESDGVDLSGLFYDSETGLLWMASDQARAVFILDTTGRPLAAFAAPAGNRDLEGISVLRQHNAIYTVSDEQRMLYKYAMPDPLIHLPPNRP
- the msrA gene encoding peptide-methionine (S)-S-oxide reductase MsrA codes for the protein MKAIIKQLTVALVLLTALFFADIAGARITSTDAIMANEQKATFGAGCFWCVEAIFSRVDGVTSVVSGYSGGRKDEASYRVVKTGETGHAEAVQITYNPELVSYDALLEIFWRTHDPTTLNRQGADVGPQYRSVVFYHNDHQRERAEYYKGKLDESDIFDDPIVTEITPFDAFYQAEDYHQNFFANNPDQGYCQVVIRPKIDKFKSLFRDKLREEYRP
- the cobA gene encoding uroporphyrinogen-III C-methyltransferase — encoded protein: MPIQTSTTETNRNGRRANNEPESSGTDNRHGEPPTVSGRTAGDNGKMRSGHIPGRVAIVGAGPGDPELITLKAVRLLRSADVVLYDRLCNPDLLHFTRPGTRKICVGKQCGKPSISQADINRLLISHARNGGMVVRLKGGDPFIFGRGGEECMELAQHGIPFEVVPGISSISAVPAYAGIPLTMRNQATGFTVISGHLHDGSDSYDWRALAGISTLVILMGLKNLHRIIEELIRNGKPADTPIALIRWGTTVEQQVITGTLADIPAKTGGVTSPVTIVIGEVVQHTRELAWFQPERAHTRTVRQLS
- a CDS encoding S9 family peptidase, encoding MTRSYPTRFTIVLAFLLFAATAGESRAQITPEEVASLEHVGQVLMHDQGNHVVYTLRKPRSAEDEIGGDYQELHVLDIRTGESGQLIAAPQSVSSVSWVPDSRRIAFRMTDTDHHDRPQVYSLDIVDGGLQKHTSAPEGVMAYSFSDDPSILAYTMRSPWPREVRERREQGFDMDVYGEDERHVRLWIQENGEAQAATPDNMTVWDFEWAPDRRHLAVRTTHGTGIDDEMMFSEILVLDREDGSLDMLAESQGKVGPLRWSPNGRQFAFLAAKALNDPLPQRLYVLDVGDYTPIDITPENYEGTIEWLAWKDDVTLRFVAVEGTRTTLREIPASGGHAVLLAGDGLEVFRSVSFDSSGETFAASVHRRDHPSEVYLHTLDGTGWERLTRHNSFLDNLTLGRQETITWEGPDGLLIEGVLTYPVGYEDGESYPLAILPHGGPEGVSLDGWNTRPLYPAQVLASHGYVVLKPNYRGSGGRGSAFTMANHRDLGGKEFEDVIRGIDHLAYDGVVNPRKVGISGTSYGGYFSAWAGTRYSDRFAAAITFAGLSNWISFMGTTDIPHEMSITHWDLWWFENHGLNWDRSPIAHLQNANTPILVAHGMADDRVHPEQSIQLHQFLRLNDIPTGLVMYPRQPHGLVERAHRIDFMERVVDWFDRYVKGDGTIR